The region ttgcctcgattttcgTGCAAGAGATACCCCAAAGAGccagtatcattcccgagccccgaagcaagtcccgaagccccgaagatcccgagaagtgaaatttccgagccgaagctctgcccgcgaggagtctggttttttttgtgaagatctcccagtttcaccgaagaatactacttctacaagccgtaacgctgtccgatcatcttctgatcaagtgagtgtatagttactttcttctaacacataaatataaagtattagctatgaaatacgtgctatgtgttatatatattatttgtctatttgaggtaggcttggaattgatatttttatacgggtgttaaatgatttaaattgtgtttgtatttatatctacaaaaatgttgggtagaacatgggtagatggaatagttggtgatgatgcgacttcgtgcctattgagtaagccttggtgacgatgcgacttcatgcctattgagtaagccttggtgacgatacgacttcgtgcctattgagtaaagccttggtgacgatgcgacttcgtgcctattgagtaagccctGGCGACGATGCGACTtcatgcctattgagtaagccttgatGATGATGCAACtttgtgcctattgagtaagccttagtgacgatgcgactttgtgcctatttgataaaccttggtggcgatgtgacttcgtgcctgttgagtaaaccttggtgactatggagtaagcgcctgatagctatggatttagtatctgatagataaactttggcagcaatggacttcgtgccaatttcTTAGGTAAAtcattaggaatgaatgaatgaaggatagttggttcttagggtaaacccttaagaaataaaggagatatgtggatgggtatttgggttgattgtttgatgattgaataataaatgtattattgtgggttgaaaaccctatatgcccaccaggctcccaagcctgacccactcagttttctttgtatcacaggtatcattacaaagacatatttcactgagagattaaaggagatgtaaatcattagtgtaaataaatgtaagttctgtttatgcttatgtgtctgtatcggaacatgacatcccgaaattttgttatataatgaaaatacttttctttaagaaatgctttgataaatttttatcatattttgttttgggaacaaattccgcaacagttttctttaaacgattactctgattttaaaaacaaagcataaacaaatcggtcatttctggctgtgaaattagggatgtcacacccTTGCGTGCTCCAAAAGACCaaatagcattctacttccataaaaatgGTCTTGACTCTTGCacgaacccattaagaccttcatgatggcaactttctgtcttagggactcaaatagcaccaagggtggcaaccctatgCCTAAGAATCAGATTTGAACCATAAAGCTTCATCCTTGGTACCAAAAGGTCTAAAAACTCAACATAAGAGATCTAAGGAAATAACCACCAAGcgtaagactttatacctcaaatgagagcCAAAAGTTGGTGCAGTTCTGGATCTAAAAGCTCTATCTTCTTCAATAAGTCCTCAAGAATGAACACCTTCTTCAAAAGCAACAAAATACTCCTTTAATGGCCATCCAAGCTCCAAAATCACTTAAATGAGGGCtaagggtcgatttctagggtttagagggatggaggcagaagatattagggttaggttatgagataaggagcttaaatatggTCCAAGACCttaaaatagggttctgatctgaccggcgtacgcccaacgtactccgaagaacatttgcgaccatcctggtcagtacgcccatcgtactccaaggtacgccccgcatactgccTTATTCACTAGTACCCCCTGTGTACGCTTTGTGTATGCTCTGCGTACTCGGCTAAGCCGGAAAACCACGAAACttttgaaggccataacttcttcgttataaacccgctgatctttatatccacggaaaggtgacaagaagccctacacttctatcaactcatacctTTCTTAAGACCTTCCAAAAAAAGTCCATTTTCCACAAAACCACGAACTGACACTTTACTGAAATACCCCTAAGCTCCAAAACATGAACCGAACACCCagatcacttctaatacatcactcGCACCCAAACGGGCCTAGATCTTACCTTTTCAAAAGTCCTAACCTCAGACTAGGAATCGATTCGGAACatggcgttacaactctcccccacttaaaataTATTTCTTCCTCGAAATCATTTATTGCCATCCCCGACATACCAGGCAACCTGAGCAACACAACCACAAACCTGAGAATACCACAATCTTCCCAAGGCAACCGAAACCATCCCTAACATACATCTCCAACCCAAAGAAAACGAATCCTTAATCCCTTGCAGAAGACCACTTCTATCCTTCCGAAACTTGAAACGTCAAATTGACCTAGCTTCCTGACAACTGCCCACACTGAACCATCATCAAACTTATTCCATAAGAAAACCATCCTAAATAGAATACTTTCCACCCGTTATACCTTGAGGCTTCCAAAAGAACAAATTTATTGATTAAATGCGGCTGCAGAACGCTCAACTTAACaggaggctcaaataatccttcgagtaggagGCTCATCCATGCAATAGTTAGACTTAGAtgagagctgtgcaatagggtcTAGTCagccactctgagattatttaatccaactgcAAACATCTTAGCGTATACCCCAAATACAAGCAACTCCACACACGAATCCTAAGTCACTGAACCCACTTCGACTCTTCTTGCTACCACTTGCTGCTTTTTAGAAACATTCGAGACCTCTCTGATCCCACCTTATCTGTCAACTACTCGAAACACATACACCTAGCTGATTGCTGGgctacaaacacacacacataacagtaCCACGCGTCTCCCGAAAAGAAAACCGATTGGCCTAACTTGCTTACACACCTTGCCATAAAAGTTCTACTATCAAAATAAACGCTACATGACCCACTGCAATGTCATCTCATACCCGGTCTTCAACAACCCATATTTTCCTCACTTTAAACACGCTATGGCTCCTTCACGGATAAAATCGACCCAAGACACATCACAATATCTTGAAATGCCATCAACTAAACCCATCCATTACCCTTGGACCATGCAATTGATGCCCTTAGTGTATATATATCTCAATCCTTATTCCACTGGAACGGAAATCTCACACTGAAGACACATAAACTTTGATTCGGGATCTTACCCAAAACCAAATCGATACTCCGCTCCTACCCCGAGATCAATGAATCTGTATTTGCATAATACACCACAACTTCCCAACATCCCTTACTTGACCGATAAATAACTACCCTTAAGCCAATCCCCGAGACTACCAGTCTCGCACTTGGTCCAACCACTAGATTCCCAAGAGATCAATATCAAGGCTACCCAACCTAGACTACTATGCATCACACATTGATTATCCACATGATCATGCAACTCAAGATCCAAACCCTTGACTCAACAGTCTCTACCAGTTCCATCCTGGATTCTCATAATCATATGGGCTCACTTGTAGACTCCGTAGATTCTCATCTTGGAACAGAGAGTAATTCCCTGCCAACCCTGGCCGATGCACCCAAAGCATGAGTTGATATCCCTTCCATGCTAGTGGCCATCACACAAATAGTCTACTTCGATCTGATGAATACTATGATCCTATTGCAGCCTAACACTTCTTCTGTCCAACCATACTTACCACCCATGGCCTCACCGCACTCAAACTATCACAACGTTGCACGTCTCAAGCCAAATCCTATATCCCATAAGGAGTTCGGATCACACATATGGATTCCCACTGCTTACTATGCGTAATCAAGGCGATGCCGACCAACAATTAGGAGTTTCCTGAACTCCCACCAACACAACCTAGGCCTAAGCAGCCACTTGTTTCTCCCCCACCTGGACTCGGCGGTGCTCTTTCACCTCTTACACCTTATGGATCTCCGATCCATTCCCATCAATATGCATGACCCGCCCAAATCCTGCGCCGAATAACATAAGCGCCCCATTGCTAGCCAAACACAATGATCACTCAGATCTGGATATCCTGAAGAATACTCTCGTAATCTTAACCATCGGAAGATCTTAATCACTTCCCAAGCCACCCTTTTACCAAAGAAATCCGAAGGCGAATATAAACTTACCACCGTTTCACCGTTGTATAGGGACTGGTAAATGCCGAGCTACCGCATAGTCTCACAACACTCTCGCCTCACTATAATTGCCCAAAACCTTACCGCTGATCCATCAGATCGGATACGCCCAAAGTCGAGCACTCACTCGCAATGACACGATTAATCCTGCTACGCTTGTAGCAATCCATACTCCTGGAGCGATAACTCCATCGAACTGTTTCCCGCACGTGCCGTACTGAATCCGTCCTACTGGCCTCTCAAACGTTGTACAAAAGTCTAGGGTCTCTTCCCGAAACCCTCTACTAAATGCACCTGACCTGAACCTCTCTTCCCGAGGTACCCCAAATCGATCTTCTGCcctcgggctctagaaatcatattattcgggGTCCCGCGCCCTGACACACTCACCAGCTCGATTGTCCACGGCTGCACTGCGGTAGCAGAAACAACCTCTGCCCTGAACCgggctacaaactactcccaagacataatCTCCAGTCCTGAAAGTGCAATAGATCGAGAAATCAATCCCCAACAGCTCCTTACCACAcaatacaagagatccaaggcgaacCGAACCTTAGCTCCTAAGGGGTAGGAACTAGTGCATGGAGGCTGAAGAAGATGCCCTAATCCTTGAGATTGGGTGCTTAAATATGGAGAAAATCCTAAAAATCATGGGTTTGGGCTGCAGGTGCTACCACGTTGTGGCCTTCCTTTTACTACGTCGTGGCGGCCATCAAAACACGCGTTCTTGAAATTGgcatgccacgacgtggcacaaggtTTTTCCCAAAAATCTCACATTTGATCTATTATGGAAAACGGATGTTACACGTGGCAAGATAATGACGGTGTTTGTTGTTATTTTAATCGATAAAAATCATAATCATTGTTAttttaaaaccaaaataaaaaataagtttaCTTATCGGATACAACTGAAAGTTTAATGACCTAAAAAGCAGATTTCAAATTATTGATTGTCATTTTAAGTCATTTTCTCAAAAAAGCAAACATTTTTAATCGGTTAACCCAAGAGCCAAATCATTAAGTAGGAGACCTCGCCTATAAACTTTAGGGCCAAAACATATACGAAAAAATAGGAAAGTTTTCGTGATTTAGCCCAATAAACAGCACAAAGTCCttcatgttttatgttttcttttaCGGGTAGTTTGGGCCAttaagtttattatttttttaatattgactTTTTGGTTAAATGTGTCAAAAAGTAAAAACATGCTATCAATATGAATAACCATTTATTTTGACTTTAGAAGGTATTACGAAATAACATAATACTTAAACCGATGACGATTTGGAATCTCACCATATGATCAATGACTAGACAAAAaggaatatatgaaacaaaaaaaatattaatagatAGATACGAAGATCATATTAAAGCCTTAACCAATGATAAAACATTTTtttcatacatcataccatacagataCAATATTGAGATATATCATACATCACACATTAAAATACATAATATTAGATAAGAAAGGTAtgcattttattaatatattatattacacCAGTACATCAGCTAAATTGTGATTTGCTCAAGAACAAGCAGTGATGACTTGACCAACGAGTATTCCTTCATCGCAACCAAGTATAATCCTATTAACATAAAAATAATTGTTCGTTTTATAATCATATCAATTGAAGGTCAAATGTAAAATTCAAGAAACTTACTGAGATGAGTCTTTTATGAATCCAATGGTCCAAACTCTCCCGAGTTCAGAAGTAAACACATGGTCTAACTTGTAAGTTACCGCattccaagcatgtacacttttGTCTTCAGAACCGGTGATGATAAAATTAGCGTCCGATTTCACACATATTGTAGACGTAACATTGTTTGTGTGTCCTTCAAGAGTTTGAATACAAGTCTCGGTTTCATAGTCCCAAACCTAAATAATGTTTGTATATTAGTATAAGGTTGGTTTACTTTTGATcaaataaaaagataaattttgTATAGACATACCTTTGCAGTATAATCATCAGACCCAATAATAAAGTAGAGTTTTTCATCAGTTTCAAAAAATTCCACAGAATTCAAACCTTTCGAATGACCTTCGATTGACAAATGTGGACTTGATGATTCAAGATTCCACATCTTGAAAGAGAAACATATAAAAGCATTAGAATCGGATTATCTAATCATGAATATTGAGTTACGTGTATACATTATCGAGATGTACAATGAAGGCTACTACTACCTTAATGGTACAATCAAGTGATACACTTGCGAACACACTGGAATCCTTCGGGGTAAATGCTACTTGCATGACATAATGTTCATGCCCCTGAAATGTCTTAGTGCATTCCCAACCATTCTCCCAATTCCATAGCTTTATGAGCTTATCATCAGATGCAGAAAGTATGCATGGAAGAGATGGATGCACAACCACTGACCTAATAAAGTCTGTGTGTGCCTTCAGTTCTCCGACATTTTCCATATTGTTATAGTTGTACACACGAAGAAACCCATCATCAGATCCAACAACAATCCATTCCTTGTGCGCAATAAATTTTCCAGTTCGTACTACAAAACATACATAAAGTACAAGTGAATATAACTAGATTCCACAACATACAAGTCTATAACTTCACTAAAGACTTGTAATAAAAAAAGAAGCCACCAAATATTTCACAATAAAAAATTGATAGTAAATCAGAGTGTCATTTGAgtaaaaaataatatgattaagcTTGAACATTAGAcatcatgtgtatatatatatatatatatatatatatatatatatatatatatatatatatatatatatatatatatatatatatatatatatatatagagagagagagagagagagagagagagagagagagagagagagagagagagagagagagagaaagagagaaagagataggttcaaatgttttcactatctattgtgtgcccgtatgattgattctggaccaatcattttagttattttaagaaagtaattaatgcatattaaatgctgaagatgtaattaatacctattatatcttcaacatgtaatatgcattaattactttcttaaaataactaaaatgattggtccagaatcagtcatacgggcacacaatagataatgaaaacaaaataacctaaccctatatatatatatatatatatatatatatatatatatatatatatatatatattgtaggaaAAACATATAAAATTCATTTAAAACAAAAACCACGTACCTGGTGATTTGCCGATTTCAAAAGTCTTCTCTATTACCTAAAAAAAGATGCTACCCATGAATACATATATTTGGACATATTTATACGCTCCTGTAATCCCATTTGATAAAGGTAATGTAAATAACAAGCACATAAATCGATAATGGCTTACTTGAGAGTTATGGTTCCAAATAGAAACATTTCCAGAGTACAAACCCACCAAGACcctttagataaaaaaaaaaaaaaagatagcgTCGTTATTAAATATATTTACATACGAACCATTTAAGAGAATGAATATATGAGACAATATAAATAGAAAAATCCATTACCATGGTTCGGTTGGATGCAAGTCAATGGATTTAACTCTCTCAGATTTTAGAACGGAAATTTTCTGAAATCAAATAAAAAAGTTACTAAAACAACAAGATTAATTAATAGTAGGTTCAATTTGCATGAAAGCCGTGTTGGAAGGTCACCTTGATTTCGATTGCAGAATTCTATTGAACACAGAAGAACAAAATTTCAATACATGAAAAAATACATATTGGTCAGTAACAATTTAAATAAACGTAATGATCAACCAGCAATTTAAATTCTCAATAAATTAGTAACTACTAATAGATGTAAAAAGAAAATACAAGCAATCATTGCATAAATTGTTTGTAACAACCATTCAAAATACATatcttaaaacataaaatagatatGATAATCATTTTATATACATatcttaaaacataaaatagatatGATAATCATTTTGTATATACACGTTTCGAAATATCATTTGTATTATTGCTAATAAAAGAATGATAAATAACTAACCATTTTAATTCTTCTTAATGGTCAGTTAACGTTGGAGATTTGTGGCGATATATGTTGGTGCGGGCGAAATCATGTTATATAGGATAGGTTGGGAGGTGTTGGCATGCAAGCAGTCGAATTTGACTCTTGCTATCATGAATGGTGTCACTTGACACCTTTCCAACCGTTGATCATGCAAAATAATTGTTTTAACGGCAAAGATTGTATGATATTTAGTGGCAAACTGAAAACGGAGAGTTCAAGGAAGGTAAGGTAGAACGAAATCCCAAGGCGCGTTTTCCAATGTATCATTATGTGATTAAGAATTGCAAAACCATGTTGCGATTCAAATATTTTTACAATTAATATAATCGCTTTTGATGGTTTGGCAAAATATAGTAACATTAAACAATCATCTTTTGTCCCACTATAAAATACGGAAAGGAAAATATCTTTTATGGTAATGAGATAttaattttgtatatatttagtagtttatttatataatttactattaaaatttatatttattgtttaaaaaaataGTCTTTTAATCGGTTCCATATCTATCTTCTCCACAAAAAATGAGTTACTATTAAACTAATTTTAATACACATTAAGCGGCTTTCAAATTTTCCAGTTTTCAGCAAACTTTGTATTAGGTTTTTCGAAGAAGACAATTCCAAATAAGAGAGTAACCATCAATTTGCttgtatattttttaaaaacatttcaaagtgcATAGTCTTTTCCTTCTTGATCTCCGGTGAAAACATTCTCATGAATTAGAGGTGACAATCCATGCATGAAAAAGCACGAAatgaaaattatgacaaaattgaaattcgaattcgtgttTGTGTCAAATGAAAAAaacatgatattatgttttgtcATATTCGTGTTCTAGATTCGAAACAATATTAACATGAGTTtgttgtgtttttattttttattttttttatttttaatgttttgtaAGATTAATGATGAATTGAATAaactaaatatttattttattttttattttacatgTTTGTCGTGTTGTTTTTCCCCCCTATTAATTTGGATCGTTTttgttagagtaaattacatgaatggtccctatagtttgggGTAGTTTGCGCGcttgtccctaacttatttttttaactcgaaaaatccttactgtttgtttttgttacgcgattggtccctactgtttgtttttgttacgcgattGGTCCTTATCTtacttaaaaagactattattttaatagaaaaaaaaattatgggaTATGTAAGGTAAGTGAGTGAGGTTGGGGttggggttggggtgtgtttatttaaatatttttaaaaatcaaggtcaaaatagtttttttaagtaagacagagaccaaacgtgtaacaaaaacaaacaatagggaccttttgagttaaaaaaataagttagggactaaacaaattaccctaaaccataggtaCCATTCGTGTAGTTTACTCTTTTTGTTATAGTAAAATAGAACATGATATCAAGTTGTGTCGTgttcatgtcatataaaaattGTCATGTTGTGTCATGTCATCTATAAATACGATACGACTGTCAGGTTTATCACCTCTATCCTACACACCCTTTATTATCATTGGCATCTTTCTCGCCTCTTCTCATACATTTCCGTATTCCCTTCCCTCTCCTACTACTTTGTGAAATTCACCCTACCCTGTTTCCCTCttttggtggtggtggtagtaaaTGGTAAAGATGAGT is a window of Lactuca sativa cultivar Salinas chromosome 1, Lsat_Salinas_v11, whole genome shotgun sequence DNA encoding:
- the LOC111910790 gene encoding coatomer subunit beta'-2 isoform X1; the protein is MNSAIEIKKISVLKSERVKSIDLHPTEPWVLVGLYSGNVSIWNHNSQVIEKTFEIGKSPVRTGKFIAHKEWIVVGSDDGFLRVYNYNNMENVGELKAHTDFIRSVVVHPSLPCILSASDDKLIKLWNWENGWECTKTFQGHEHYVMQVAFTPKDSSVFASVSLDCTIKVMWNLESSSPHLSIEGHSKGLNSVEFFETDEKLYFIIGSDDYTAKVWDYETETCIQTLEGHTNNVTSTICVKSDANFIITGSEDKSVHAWNAVTYKLDHVFTSELGRVWTIGFIKDSSQIILGCDEGILVGQVITACS
- the LOC111910790 gene encoding coatomer subunit beta'-2 isoform X2; amino-acid sequence: MNSAIEIKKISVLKSERVKSIDLHPTEPWVLVGLYSGNVSIWNHNSQVIEKTFEIGKSPVRTGKFIAHKEWIVVGSDDGFLRVYNYNNMENVGELKAHTDFIRSVVVHPSLPCILSASDDKLIKLWNWENGWECTKTFQGHEHYVMQVAFTPKDSSVFASVSLDCTIKMWNLESSSPHLSIEGHSKGLNSVEFFETDEKLYFIIGSDDYTAKVWDYETETCIQTLEGHTNNVTSTICVKSDANFIITGSEDKSVHAWNAVTYKLDHVFTSELGRVWTIGFIKDSSQIILGCDEGILVGQVITACS